The Gordonibacter urolithinfaciens genome contains a region encoding:
- a CDS encoding FKBP-type peptidyl-prolyl cis-trans isomerase: MQLGSTVTLVYTGKLDDGTVFGFATEEKPMKFQTGMDMAIEGFEKAILEMNEAGEKKTFTVDEYGAYGEYLEGHVAKIPLEQIPVNDVKVGKRIMLSSSEDGAPMPATVLDITDGLVTFDLNHPLAGKSLTFEVELLEVEDAPEDFVSAAEKAQHLKEQAKLLGGDQGEDFR, translated from the coding sequence ATGCAACTTGGCTCAACGGTAACCCTGGTGTACACGGGCAAGCTCGACGACGGCACGGTGTTCGGCTTCGCCACGGAAGAGAAGCCCATGAAGTTCCAAACGGGCATGGACATGGCCATCGAAGGCTTCGAGAAGGCCATCCTGGAGATGAACGAGGCGGGCGAGAAGAAGACGTTCACGGTGGACGAGTACGGCGCCTACGGCGAGTACCTCGAGGGCCACGTGGCGAAGATCCCCCTCGAGCAGATTCCCGTGAACGACGTGAAGGTGGGCAAGCGCATCATGCTGTCGAGCAGCGAGGACGGAGCGCCGATGCCCGCCACCGTGCTGGACATAACGGACGGCCTGGTGACGTTCGACCTGAACCACCCCCTGGCAGGCAAGAGCCTGACGTTCGAGGTGGAGCTGCTCGAGGTGGAGGACGCTCCCGAGGACTTCGTGTCCGCCGCCGAGAAGGCGCAGCACCTGAAGGAGCAGGCGAAGCTCTTGGGAGGCGACCAGGGCGAGGACTTCCGCTAA
- a CDS encoding type II toxin-antitoxin system RelB/DinJ family antitoxin, translating into MPAVQMNVRIDEETKARGDEVFARWGLTPSQVVRAVWEYAEEKGEPPAFMRPALDAEHDAEVQRRLALVREGAGIWRKFFIDNGLPVPGPRKITPEDLREDEYFGKPKEELDDDEVHEAYYDDLRYEAYLEKACERGLL; encoded by the coding sequence ATGCCCGCCGTGCAGATGAACGTGCGCATCGACGAGGAGACGAAGGCCCGCGGCGACGAGGTGTTCGCCCGCTGGGGGCTCACGCCCTCGCAGGTGGTGCGCGCCGTGTGGGAGTACGCCGAGGAGAAGGGCGAGCCGCCCGCGTTCATGCGCCCCGCGCTCGACGCCGAGCACGACGCTGAGGTGCAGCGCCGCCTGGCCCTCGTGCGCGAGGGGGCCGGCATCTGGCGGAAGTTCTTCATCGACAACGGGCTGCCCGTGCCGGGGCCGCGCAAGATCACGCCCGAGGACCTGCGCGAGGACGAGTACTTCGGCAAGCCGAAGGAGGAGCTCGACGACGACGAGGTCCACGAGGCCTACTACGACGATCTGCGCTACGAGGCGTACCTCGAGAAGGCGTGCGAGAGGGGCCTGCTATGA
- the fusA gene encoding elongation factor G, translating into MAKMSLQDTRNIGIMAHIDAGKTTTTERILYYTGKTHKIGEVHDGAATMDWMVQEQERGVTITAAATTCFWKYPGGADDGKEYRFQIIDTPGHVDFTAEVERSLRVLDGAVAVFDAVAGVQPQSETVWRQASKYGVPRIAYINKYDRVGADFFNAIQTMKDRLGAPAVAAQVPMGAEDNFWGVIDLVTMTAWDFKADDKGMTYPEPMDAIPAEFAEEAELRRQELLEAAADCDDDLMEKVLMEEEVTVEELKAALRKGTIACQIHPVFVGSSYKNKGVQELLDAVVDYMPSPVDIPAIKGTNPDTGAEDERPSDVKAPFSALAFKIMTDPFVGKLTYLRVYSGSLDSGSYILNASKDKKERIGRLLQMHSNQRVDIDACQAGDIVAVVGLKDVSTGDTLCDEKHPIILESMEFADPVIDIAVEPKTKAEQDKMGVALQKLAEEDPTFRVSTNHETGQTIIAGMGELHLEIIIDRLLREFKVEANVGKPQVAYRERPGKEVMNAEGKFVRQTGGRGQYGHAVINMYPQEAGEGYLFENKIVGGVVPKEYIPSIDKGIQEALNSGVLAGYPVEDVRVELVDGSYHDVDSSEAAFKVAGSMAIKEALRKSSPVILEPVMAVEIETPEEYTGFVMGDIPSRRGMIQGQEKRGNAIVVSAKVPLGNMFGYATDLRSGTQGRAVYTMQFDSYEPVPKSVAEEIISKAGGNA; encoded by the coding sequence ATGGCTAAAATGTCTCTACAAGACACGCGCAACATCGGCATCATGGCCCACATCGACGCGGGCAAGACGACGACGACCGAGCGCATCCTCTACTACACGGGCAAGACCCACAAGATCGGCGAGGTGCACGATGGCGCCGCGACGATGGACTGGATGGTGCAGGAGCAGGAGCGCGGCGTGACCATCACGGCCGCTGCCACCACGTGCTTCTGGAAGTACCCCGGCGGTGCCGACGACGGCAAGGAGTACCGCTTCCAGATCATCGACACGCCCGGCCACGTTGACTTCACGGCCGAGGTCGAGCGCTCCCTGCGCGTGCTCGACGGCGCCGTCGCGGTGTTCGACGCCGTGGCCGGCGTGCAGCCGCAGTCCGAGACCGTGTGGCGCCAGGCCAGCAAGTACGGCGTGCCCCGCATCGCCTACATCAACAAGTACGACCGCGTGGGCGCCGACTTCTTCAACGCCATCCAGACCATGAAGGACCGCCTGGGCGCGCCGGCCGTGGCCGCGCAGGTTCCCATGGGCGCCGAGGACAACTTCTGGGGCGTCATCGACCTCGTGACGATGACGGCCTGGGACTTCAAGGCCGACGACAAGGGCATGACCTACCCCGAGCCCATGGACGCCATCCCGGCCGAGTTCGCCGAGGAGGCCGAGCTGCGCCGTCAGGAGCTGCTCGAAGCCGCCGCCGACTGCGACGACGACCTCATGGAGAAGGTGCTCATGGAGGAGGAGGTCACGGTCGAGGAGCTGAAGGCCGCCCTGCGCAAGGGCACCATCGCCTGCCAGATCCACCCCGTGTTCGTGGGCTCGTCCTACAAGAACAAGGGCGTGCAGGAGCTGCTCGACGCCGTGGTGGACTACATGCCCTCCCCGGTGGACATCCCGGCCATCAAGGGCACGAACCCCGACACGGGTGCCGAGGACGAGCGTCCCTCCGACGTGAAGGCCCCGTTCTCCGCTCTCGCCTTCAAGATTATGACCGACCCGTTCGTGGGCAAGCTCACCTATCTGCGCGTGTACTCGGGCAGCCTGGATTCCGGCTCCTACATCCTGAACGCGTCGAAGGACAAGAAGGAGCGCATCGGCCGCCTTCTGCAGATGCACTCGAACCAGCGCGTCGACATCGATGCCTGCCAGGCGGGCGACATCGTGGCCGTGGTGGGCCTGAAGGACGTGTCCACGGGCGACACGCTCTGCGACGAGAAGCACCCCATCATCCTGGAGTCCATGGAGTTCGCCGACCCGGTCATCGACATCGCCGTCGAGCCGAAGACGAAGGCCGAGCAGGACAAGATGGGCGTGGCGCTGCAGAAGCTCGCCGAGGAGGACCCCACGTTCCGCGTGTCCACGAACCACGAGACCGGCCAGACCATCATCGCCGGCATGGGCGAGCTGCACCTCGAGATCATCATCGACCGCCTGCTGCGCGAGTTCAAGGTCGAGGCCAACGTGGGCAAGCCCCAGGTTGCCTACCGCGAGCGTCCCGGCAAGGAGGTCATGAACGCCGAGGGCAAGTTCGTGCGCCAGACCGGCGGTCGCGGCCAGTACGGCCATGCGGTCATCAACATGTACCCGCAGGAGGCCGGCGAAGGCTACCTGTTCGAGAACAAGATCGTGGGCGGCGTGGTGCCGAAGGAGTACATCCCCTCCATCGACAAGGGCATCCAGGAGGCGCTGAACTCCGGCGTGCTCGCGGGCTACCCGGTCGAGGACGTGCGCGTGGAGCTCGTCGACGGCTCGTACCACGACGTCGACTCCTCCGAGGCGGCGTTCAAGGTGGCGGGCTCCATGGCCATCAAGGAAGCGCTCCGCAAGTCCAGCCCGGTCATCCTCGAGCCGGTCATGGCCGTGGAGATCGAGACGCCGGAGGAGTACACGGGCTTCGTCATGGGCGACATCCCCTCCCGCCGCGGTATGATCCAGGGCCAGGAGAAGCGCGGCAACGCCATCGTGGTCAGCGCGAAGGTGCCGCTGGGCAACATGTTCGGCTACGCCACCGACCTGCGCAGCGGCACGCAGGGCCGGGCTGTGTACACCATGCAGTTCGACTCCTACGAGCCGGTGCCCAAGAGCGTGGCGGAGGAAATTATCAGCAAGGCCGGCGGGAACGCGTAA
- the sdaAA gene encoding L-serine ammonia-lyase, iron-sulfur-dependent, subunit alpha, with the protein MDTFGFADIVGPIMVGPSSSHTAGALRIARMARSLLAAAPVRAEFTLYGSFAHTQSGHGTDKALVAGLLGLEPDDLGVRNSFERAHAAGLAFSFCCDREAAVEHPNTVDARIVDAEGGALEVRGVSVGGGAAVVTRIDGIDVNVTGEHTSVVVRQRDETGVLAHIAGCFSDCAVNIATARMYRTRRGSEAFTVMELDGPAPAEAKAAIERHPAVRDVRIVPADGAAGRAAGDAAGRPAGGTGSCATAGAEQAEERFAACDFASGAELLARCTEQGTGLAGAFLAREQALAALDGRACDALPYADRVLAVMRASATEPLREPVPCMGGLIGGEARDVRRSREQGPAVVDGLAGAAMEYALAVLETNASMGRIVAAPTAGSAGVVPGVLLALEQERGLDAAALRRGLLAAGAVGYLIARNATVSGAEGGCQAEIGAAAAMAAAAAVEMAGGTPAQALDAAANALSSLMGLVCDPVGGLVEVPCQKRNATAAATALVSAQIALAGVGNLVGFDETVAAMDAVGRTLPFELRESALGGIAAAPSACAWCAAHA; encoded by the coding sequence ATGGATACGTTCGGGTTCGCCGACATCGTCGGCCCCATCATGGTGGGCCCCTCCAGCTCCCACACGGCGGGCGCGCTGCGCATCGCGCGCATGGCGCGCAGCCTGCTGGCGGCGGCGCCGGTGCGCGCGGAGTTCACGCTGTACGGCTCGTTCGCGCACACGCAGTCGGGCCACGGCACCGACAAGGCGCTCGTCGCGGGCCTTTTGGGCCTGGAGCCCGACGACCTGGGCGTGCGCAACTCGTTCGAGCGCGCGCATGCAGCCGGGCTGGCCTTCTCGTTCTGCTGCGACCGCGAAGCCGCCGTGGAGCATCCTAACACGGTGGACGCGCGCATCGTGGACGCGGAAGGCGGCGCGCTGGAGGTGCGGGGCGTGAGCGTGGGCGGCGGCGCGGCCGTCGTCACGCGCATCGACGGCATCGACGTGAACGTCACCGGCGAGCACACGAGCGTGGTCGTGCGCCAGCGCGACGAGACGGGAGTGCTCGCGCACATAGCAGGCTGCTTCTCGGACTGCGCGGTGAACATCGCCACGGCGCGCATGTACCGCACGCGCCGCGGGTCCGAGGCGTTCACGGTCATGGAGCTGGACGGCCCGGCGCCCGCCGAGGCGAAGGCCGCCATCGAACGCCACCCCGCCGTGCGCGACGTGCGCATCGTGCCCGCCGACGGCGCAGCGGGACGGGCGGCGGGCGATGCCGCGGGACGGCCCGCGGGCGGCACGGGCTCGTGTGCGACCGCAGGTGCGGAGCAGGCCGAGGAGCGCTTCGCCGCCTGCGACTTCGCCTCGGGCGCCGAGCTGCTCGCCCGCTGCACCGAGCAGGGCACGGGGCTGGCCGGCGCGTTCCTGGCGCGCGAGCAGGCGCTCGCCGCCCTCGACGGGCGCGCGTGCGACGCCCTCCCCTACGCCGACCGGGTGCTCGCCGTCATGCGAGCCTCGGCCACGGAGCCCCTGCGCGAGCCCGTGCCCTGCATGGGCGGGCTCATCGGCGGCGAGGCGCGCGACGTGCGTCGCTCGCGCGAGCAGGGGCCCGCGGTGGTCGACGGCCTTGCGGGCGCGGCCATGGAGTACGCGCTGGCCGTGCTGGAGACGAACGCGTCCATGGGCCGCATCGTGGCCGCCCCCACCGCCGGCTCGGCCGGCGTCGTGCCCGGCGTGCTGCTGGCCCTGGAGCAGGAGCGCGGCCTGGACGCCGCCGCGCTGCGCCGAGGGCTGCTGGCCGCCGGTGCCGTGGGGTACCTCATAGCCCGCAACGCCACGGTGTCGGGCGCCGAAGGCGGCTGCCAGGCGGAGATCGGCGCAGCCGCCGCCATGGCCGCCGCGGCCGCCGTGGAGATGGCGGGCGGCACGCCGGCGCAGGCGCTCGATGCGGCCGCGAACGCGCTCTCCTCGCTCATGGGGCTGGTGTGCGACCCGGTGGGCGGCCTCGTGGAGGTGCCCTGCCAGAAGCGCAACGCCACCGCCGCGGCCACGGCGCTCGTGAGCGCGCAGATCGCGCTTGCGGGCGTGGGCAACCTCGTGGGTTTCGACGAGACGGTGGCCGCGATGGATGCCGTGGGACGCACGCTGCCCTTCGAGCTGCGCGAGAGCGCCCTCGGCGGCATCGCCGCCGCCCCGAGCGCCTGCGCCTGGTGCGCCGCGCACGCCTAG
- a CDS encoding putative manganese-dependent inorganic diphosphatase: MATAAPIIVVGHKNPDNDSICAAVGYAYLKNELARREARDGEVPAVYVPARLGPLPPESSWILKENGLPLPEVVGHVHARVSDVMTPDPISIAHDATLLEAGRLLRQHNVRALVVTNDDGTYRGLITTRMIAERYIAATDVLEEGGANEMAVAGDLIASLGQKVNDITETDVLELAKDGLLKEAVEDLMASALREAVVLDDDGFAIGIVTRSDVAVHPRRKVVLVDHNETRQAANGIEEAEVVEIVDHHRIADVMTANPIKFLNLPVGSTATIVAMEFRRHCVEMPPAIASVLLSAVMTDTVILKSPTATYVDHEIVDFLADVAGVDPTAFGLAVFKCRGGEDNMPVAKLVGADSKEFQLGDSTVLIAQHETVDLPAVMKREDEIRAYMRRLKDDRGYEFVLLMVTDILAEGSQFLCEGNPRTVNRVFNIDCSAEGGAWMPGVLSRKKQVAAKILGA, from the coding sequence ATGGCCACAGCGGCACCCATCATCGTGGTGGGCCACAAGAACCCCGACAACGATTCCATCTGCGCTGCGGTGGGCTACGCCTACCTGAAGAACGAGCTGGCGCGCCGCGAGGCGCGCGACGGGGAGGTGCCGGCCGTGTACGTGCCCGCGCGCCTGGGGCCGCTGCCCCCCGAGAGCAGCTGGATCCTGAAGGAGAACGGCCTGCCGCTGCCCGAGGTCGTGGGCCACGTCCATGCGCGCGTGTCCGACGTCATGACGCCCGACCCCATCTCCATCGCCCACGACGCCACGCTCCTGGAGGCGGGGCGCCTGCTGCGCCAGCACAACGTGCGCGCGCTCGTGGTGACGAACGACGACGGCACCTACCGGGGCCTCATCACCACCCGCATGATCGCCGAGCGCTACATCGCGGCCACCGACGTGCTGGAGGAGGGCGGCGCGAACGAGATGGCCGTGGCGGGCGACCTCATTGCGTCTCTGGGACAGAAGGTCAACGACATCACCGAGACCGACGTGCTGGAGCTGGCCAAGGACGGCCTGCTGAAGGAGGCCGTCGAGGACCTCATGGCCAGCGCCCTGCGCGAGGCCGTGGTGCTGGACGACGACGGGTTCGCCATCGGCATCGTCACGCGCTCCGACGTGGCGGTGCACCCGCGGCGCAAGGTGGTGCTCGTGGACCACAACGAGACGCGCCAGGCTGCCAACGGCATCGAGGAGGCCGAGGTCGTGGAGATCGTCGACCACCACCGCATCGCCGACGTCATGACGGCCAACCCCATCAAGTTCCTGAACCTGCCCGTGGGCTCCACGGCCACCATCGTGGCCATGGAGTTCCGCCGCCACTGCGTGGAGATGCCCCCCGCCATCGCGAGCGTGCTCCTCTCGGCCGTCATGACCGACACGGTGATCTTGAAGTCGCCCACTGCCACCTACGTCGACCACGAGATCGTGGACTTCCTGGCGGACGTGGCCGGCGTCGACCCCACCGCGTTCGGCCTGGCCGTGTTCAAGTGCCGCGGCGGCGAGGACAACATGCCCGTCGCGAAGCTCGTGGGCGCCGATTCCAAGGAGTTCCAGCTGGGCGACTCCACCGTGCTCATCGCGCAGCACGAGACGGTGGACCTGCCGGCCGTCATGAAGCGCGAGGACGAGATCCGCGCCTACATGCGCCGCCTGAAGGACGACCGCGGCTACGAGTTCGTGCTGCTCATGGTGACGGACATCCTGGCCGAGGGCAGCCAGTTTTTGTGCGAGGGCAACCCGCGCACCGTGAACCGCGTGTTCAACATCGACTGCTCCGCCGAGGGCGGCGCCTGGATGCCGGGCGTCTTGAGCCGCAAGAAGCAGGTGGCCGCGAAGATCCTGGGAGCCTAG
- the rpsG gene encoding 30S ribosomal protein S7, which produces MPRRAAAVRREVQPDAQYNNRLVTQLINKVLLDGKKATAEGIVYGAFAIVEQKTGGDPLAVFKKAMDNVRPTLEVKPKRVGGATYQVPMEVNSRRSTTLAIRWIVDFSRKRKEHTMKERLAAEIMDAAENTGASVKKREDLYKMAESNRAFSHYRF; this is translated from the coding sequence ATGCCGCGTCGTGCAGCAGCAGTCCGTCGTGAAGTTCAGCCGGACGCACAGTACAACAACCGTTTGGTCACGCAGCTGATCAACAAGGTCCTCCTCGATGGCAAGAAGGCCACCGCCGAGGGCATCGTCTACGGTGCGTTCGCCATCGTGGAGCAGAAGACCGGCGGCGACCCGCTGGCCGTGTTCAAGAAGGCCATGGACAACGTCCGCCCGACCCTCGAGGTCAAGCCCAAGCGCGTCGGCGGCGCCACCTACCAGGTGCCGATGGAGGTCAACTCCCGCCGTTCGACGACGCTCGCCATCCGCTGGATCGTGGACTTCTCGCGCAAGCGCAAGGAGCACACGATGAAGGAGCGCCTCGCCGCCGAGATCATGGACGCCGCCGAGAACACCGGCGCGTCGGTGAAGAAGCGCGAGGACCTGTACAAGATGGCCGAGTCCAACCGTGCGTTCTCGCACTACCGCTTCTAA
- a CDS encoding type II toxin-antitoxin system VapC family toxin codes for MSLPLKLLVDTNVWVDYFLERRPEAHEAAMGFVAEATAADAALYTSSATMPDLFFLLCQETKRYLREHGEPVDERFAAAVRESAWSSVRNVMGLSLIVPVGQNEALRAMTYRDLHDDFEDDLLLAAAARVDADYVVTSDRALLRHAPVACLDPVDMRALLRARAAAADAE; via the coding sequence ATGAGCCTGCCGCTGAAGCTGCTCGTCGATACGAACGTATGGGTCGACTACTTCCTTGAGCGCAGGCCCGAGGCGCATGAGGCGGCGATGGGATTCGTGGCGGAGGCGACGGCGGCCGATGCCGCGCTGTACACCTCGTCGGCAACGATGCCCGACCTTTTCTTCCTGCTCTGCCAGGAGACGAAGCGGTATCTGCGGGAGCACGGCGAGCCTGTTGACGAGCGTTTTGCCGCGGCGGTGCGCGAATCGGCGTGGTCGAGCGTGCGCAACGTCATGGGGCTCTCGTTGATCGTGCCCGTGGGGCAGAACGAGGCCCTGCGCGCCATGACCTACCGCGACCTCCACGACGACTTCGAGGACGACCTGCTGCTGGCCGCCGCCGCGCGCGTCGATGCCGACTACGTGGTCACGTCGGACCGGGCGCTGCTGCGCCACGCGCCCGTGGCCTGCCTCGACCCGGTCGACATGCGCGCGCTCCTGCGCGCCCGTGCCGCGGCGGCCGACGCGGAATAA
- the rpsL gene encoding 30S ribosomal protein S12, with amino-acid sequence MPTINQLVRKGRKKTVDKSKTPALKGNPQKRGVCTRVFTTTPKKPNSALRKVCRVRLVNGMEVTAYIPGVGHNLQEHSMVLLRGGRVKDLPGVRYKVIRAALDCAAVDNRKQARSRYGAKRPK; translated from the coding sequence TTGCCTACTATCAACCAGCTGGTCCGCAAGGGCCGCAAAAAGACGGTCGACAAGAGCAAGACACCGGCCCTGAAGGGCAACCCGCAGAAGCGCGGCGTGTGCACCCGCGTGTTCACGACCACGCCGAAGAAGCCGAACTCGGCTCTCCGCAAGGTCTGCCGCGTGCGCCTCGTCAACGGCATGGAAGTGACGGCCTACATCCCGGGCGTCGGCCATAACCTGCAGGAGCACTCCATGGTGCTGCTGCGCGGCGGCCGCGTGAAGGACCTCCCCGGCGTCCGCTACAAGGTCATCCGCGCTGCGCTCGACTGCGCCGCCGTGGACAACCGCAAGCAGGCCCGCAGCCGTTACGGCGCCAAGCGCCCCAAGTAA
- a CDS encoding radical SAM protein, with protein MSNEALDAALAEYEAVGARYVAALEEKGLVFAEEGAGERRRAELRAQLAARGVAVRNAGASLSAGHLSPACVECTGNRGSETFSTTFKCHRDCYFCFNHNQPDYEKFFREGCPWEEGVDRAAAENGALACVGLTGGEPLLDLENALRFLGRAGELWPGAHKRLYTSGDLLTVEAAARLRDAGLDEIRFSVKDDDAPEQQERVIAAMRLAKEFIPSVMVEMPVIPGARTHLQQLFRQFEDVGIDGINLLEFCFPFCNWDEFARRGLTLKNPPFEVMYDYGYSGGLAVAGSEELALELMLWALGEGLGFGMHYCSLENKHRSEMRQKNERAAHAHPCVAFDEGDFFLKTAKAFGPDVEPVRAALEAEGCTDFMEDAEEGSLAFPPRYLETVRSVRRPDGEPVQLQRCFLVYETGEDGGYLIDVALRPA; from the coding sequence ATGTCGAATGAAGCCCTGGACGCAGCCCTCGCAGAGTACGAGGCGGTGGGTGCGCGCTACGTTGCGGCGCTCGAGGAGAAGGGCCTCGTGTTCGCCGAGGAAGGTGCGGGAGAGCGGCGGCGCGCCGAGCTGCGCGCACAGCTGGCGGCGCGCGGCGTGGCCGTGCGCAACGCGGGCGCCAGCCTGAGCGCGGGGCACTTGTCCCCTGCCTGCGTGGAGTGCACGGGCAATCGCGGGTCGGAGACGTTCTCCACCACGTTCAAGTGCCACCGCGACTGCTACTTCTGCTTCAACCACAACCAGCCCGACTACGAGAAGTTCTTCCGCGAGGGCTGCCCATGGGAGGAGGGCGTGGACCGGGCGGCGGCCGAGAACGGCGCGCTCGCCTGCGTGGGCCTGACCGGGGGCGAGCCGCTGCTCGACCTGGAGAACGCCCTGCGCTTCCTCGGCCGCGCGGGCGAGCTGTGGCCCGGCGCCCACAAGCGCCTCTACACCTCGGGCGACCTGTTGACCGTCGAGGCCGCCGCGCGCCTGCGCGACGCCGGCCTCGACGAGATCCGCTTCAGCGTGAAGGACGACGACGCCCCGGAGCAGCAGGAGCGCGTGATCGCGGCCATGCGGCTCGCCAAGGAGTTCATCCCCTCGGTCATGGTGGAGATGCCGGTGATCCCCGGGGCGCGCACCCACCTTCAACAGCTGTTCCGCCAGTTCGAGGACGTGGGCATCGACGGCATCAACCTGCTGGAGTTCTGCTTCCCCTTCTGCAACTGGGACGAGTTCGCCCGGCGCGGCCTCACGCTCAAGAACCCGCCGTTCGAGGTCATGTACGACTACGGCTACTCGGGGGGCCTGGCCGTTGCGGGCAGCGAGGAGCTGGCGCTCGAGCTCATGCTGTGGGCGCTCGGCGAGGGCCTGGGCTTCGGCATGCATTACTGCTCGCTGGAGAACAAGCACCGCAGCGAGATGCGCCAGAAGAACGAGCGCGCCGCGCATGCGCACCCGTGCGTCGCGTTCGACGAGGGCGATTTCTTCCTGAAGACGGCGAAGGCCTTCGGGCCGGACGTGGAGCCGGTGCGCGCCGCGCTCGAGGCGGAGGGCTGCACGGACTTCATGGAGGATGCCGAGGAGGGCTCGCTCGCGTTCCCGCCGCGCTACCTCGAGACAGTGCGGAGCGTCCGGCGCCCAGACGGCGAGCCGGTACAGCTCCAAAGATGCTTCCTCGTGTACGAGACCGGCGAGGACGGCGGCTACCTCATCGACGTCGCCCTGCGCCCGGCGTAG
- the rpsJ gene encoding 30S ribosomal protein S10, which produces MANQKIRIRLKGYDHEIVDQSTKLIVDTAQKTGAKVSGPIPLPTERNLYCVVKGPHVDKDSREQFEMRTHKRLIDILEPTPNTVDSLMRLDLPAGVDIEIKL; this is translated from the coding sequence GTGGCTAATCAGAAGATTCGCATCCGCTTGAAGGGGTACGACCATGAGATCGTGGACCAGTCCACGAAGCTCATCGTCGATACCGCGCAGAAGACGGGTGCCAAGGTGTCCGGTCCCATCCCGCTGCCGACGGAGCGCAACCTGTACTGCGTCGTCAAGGGCCCGCACGTCGACAAGGATTCGCGCGAGCAGTTCGAGATGCGCACGCACAAGCGCCTCATCGACATCCTGGAGCCCACCCCGAACACGGTGGATTCCCTGATGCGTCTCGATCTCCCCGCCGGCGTCGACATCGAAATCA
- a CDS encoding M20/M25/M40 family metallo-hydrolase yields MNPTRLLDLFCEIVRIESPSRHEAAMAARCADELRGLGFSVRFDDSAAQTGADTGNLVAHLPGTAPGHVVLSAHMDTVQPCAGIEPVVEGGVVRSAGDTILSADDKAGVAAILEGVRSVAEEGAPRPDVTVLLTTCEELHLLGSGALAPDALPAGAPCYVLDADGAPGTVITGAPCHWTLEAAFAGRASHAGVVPEAGISAIQMAAAAIEAMPLGRIDEATTANIGVIAGGRETNVVPEACMLRGECRSLYPERAEAQKAAMTVSLEQAAARFGGTVDIDWTPSYGAVLYDEDDALVQAAARAARAAGLEPCFRHDGGGSDANVLAARGVRAVTLGVGMTAFHSPEEHISVADLEGTARLVEALVREGAE; encoded by the coding sequence ATGAACCCCACCCGCCTGCTCGACCTGTTCTGCGAGATCGTCCGCATCGAGAGCCCCTCGCGCCACGAGGCCGCCATGGCCGCGCGCTGCGCCGACGAGCTGCGGGGCCTGGGCTTCTCCGTGCGCTTCGACGACTCGGCCGCGCAGACGGGGGCGGACACGGGCAACCTTGTGGCGCACCTGCCGGGCACGGCGCCGGGGCACGTGGTGCTCTCGGCGCATATGGACACGGTGCAGCCCTGCGCGGGCATCGAGCCGGTGGTGGAGGGCGGCGTAGTGCGCTCGGCCGGCGACACCATCCTCTCGGCCGACGACAAGGCCGGCGTCGCGGCCATCCTGGAGGGCGTGCGCTCGGTGGCGGAGGAGGGCGCGCCGCGCCCCGACGTCACGGTGCTCCTCACCACCTGCGAGGAACTTCACCTGCTGGGCTCCGGCGCGCTCGCGCCGGATGCGCTGCCCGCCGGTGCGCCGTGCTACGTTCTGGACGCCGACGGCGCGCCCGGCACCGTCATCACGGGCGCGCCCTGCCACTGGACGCTGGAAGCCGCGTTCGCCGGCCGCGCGTCGCACGCGGGCGTGGTGCCCGAGGCGGGCATCTCGGCCATCCAAATGGCCGCGGCGGCCATCGAGGCCATGCCGCTCGGGCGCATCGACGAGGCCACCACGGCCAACATCGGCGTGATCGCCGGCGGCCGCGAGACGAACGTCGTGCCCGAGGCGTGCATGCTGCGCGGCGAGTGCCGCTCGCTCTACCCCGAGCGCGCCGAGGCGCAGAAGGCCGCCATGACGGTCTCCCTCGAGCAGGCTGCCGCGCGCTTCGGCGGCACGGTGGACATCGACTGGACGCCGAGCTACGGCGCCGTGCTCTACGACGAGGACGACGCGCTCGTGCAGGCGGCCGCCCGCGCGGCGCGCGCCGCCGGCCTGGAACCGTGCTTCCGCCACGACGGCGGCGGCTCCGACGCGAACGTCCTGGCGGCCCGCGGCGTGCGCGCTGTGACGCTCGGCGTGGGCATGACGGCCTTCCACTCGCCGGAGGAGCATATCTCCGTGGCCGACCTCGAGGGCACCGCCCGTCTCGTGGAGGCGCTGGTGAGGGAAGGCGCCGAGTAG